Proteins encoded within one genomic window of Pygocentrus nattereri isolate fPygNat1 chromosome 11, fPygNat1.pri, whole genome shotgun sequence:
- the rpl18a gene encoding 60S ribosomal protein L18a has translation MKASGTLREYKVVGRLLPSVKNPAPPLYRMRIFAPNHVVAKSRFWYFVSQLRKMKKASGEIVYCGLVHEKSPLKVKNFGIWLRYDSRSGTHNMYREYRDLTTSGAVTQCYRDMGARHRARAHAIQIMKVQVIAANKCRRPAIKQFHDSKIRFPLPHRVLRQQHKPRFTTRRPKTFF, from the exons ATGAAGGCGTCTGGCACA CTTAGGGAGTACAAAGTTGTTGGGCGTCTGTTGCCCTCTGTCAAGAACCCAGCTCCTCCTCTGTATCGCATGAGGATCTTCGCCCCCAACCATGTGGTGGCCAAGTCTCGCTTCTGGTACTTCGTCTCTCAGCTGAGGAAGATGAAAAAGGCTTCTGGAGAGATTGTGTACTGTGGCCTG GTTCATGAGAAGTCTCCCCTGAAGGTAAAGAACTTTGGCATCTGGCTGCGCTATGACTCCCGCAGTGGCACCCACAACATGTACCGCGAGTACAGAGACCTGACCACCTCTGGAGCAGTCACCCAGTGTT ACCGGGACATGGGAGCTCGTCATCGTGCACGCGCTCATGCTATTCAGATCATGAAGGTGCAGGTGATCGCAGCCAACAAGTGCCGCAGACCTGCCATCAAGCAGTTCCAT GACTCCAAGATCAGGTTCCCCCTGCCCCACAGGGTTCTGCGCCAGCAGCACAAGCCTCGCTTCACCACCAGGAGACCAAAAACATTCTTCTAA